The Celeribacter marinus genome window below encodes:
- the xdhC gene encoding xanthine dehydrogenase accessory protein XdhC has protein sequence MSFDRVELTQALMRHGRVARIVVADVKGSTPRNVGASMLVWQDEHGLAQSGTIGGGALEFEAVKTAFTAPRLSRIPLGPAMGQCCGGAVVLLTEVFETVADIPEDIFARGPSPMPFGVTKLLAEARATGALQPHLIGEWMIEPVQPAARPLWVWGAGHVGRAIVATLAPLPTFDITWVDTSADRFPTDISTGVSPLMAANPASLVRHAPATAEHLVLTYSHALDLELCHLILTHGFGALGLIGSATKWARFRARLHDLGHAPAQISRICCPIGQPDLGKHPQAIAIGVAARLMSSTEHKDSIDLNTGEERTG, from the coding sequence ATGAGTTTTGACCGCGTAGAGCTGACACAAGCGCTTATGCGTCATGGTCGCGTAGCGCGGATCGTTGTTGCCGATGTAAAAGGCTCAACCCCGCGCAATGTAGGGGCCTCGATGTTGGTCTGGCAAGATGAACACGGCCTCGCGCAATCCGGTACTATAGGCGGTGGGGCGCTCGAATTCGAGGCGGTGAAAACCGCGTTCACGGCTCCACGACTGTCCCGTATCCCCCTTGGCCCGGCCATGGGACAATGTTGCGGGGGCGCGGTGGTTCTACTGACCGAAGTCTTCGAAACCGTGGCCGATATCCCTGAGGATATATTCGCGCGTGGCCCGTCACCTATGCCGTTTGGCGTAACCAAACTGCTGGCTGAGGCCCGCGCGACTGGCGCATTGCAGCCGCATTTAATCGGCGAATGGATGATTGAGCCGGTGCAGCCCGCCGCGCGCCCGCTTTGGGTTTGGGGGGCGGGACATGTCGGTCGTGCAATTGTGGCAACGTTGGCGCCGCTGCCAACCTTTGACATCACTTGGGTTGATACCAGTGCGGATCGGTTCCCGACAGATATCTCTACTGGTGTGTCCCCGCTTATGGCCGCCAATCCCGCATCTCTTGTGCGCCACGCTCCCGCCACGGCGGAGCATCTGGTTCTCACCTATTCTCACGCACTTGATCTGGAATTGTGTCATCTCATTTTGACGCACGGATTTGGTGCGCTTGGCCTGATCGGATCAGCCACAAAATGGGCACGCTTTAGAGCGCGATTGCACGATTTAGGTCATGCGCCCGCACAAATATCACGCATTTGCTGCCCCATTGGGCAACCCGACCTCGGAAAACATCCACAAGCCATTGCGATTGGGGTCGCCGCCCGCCTAATGTCGTCGACGGAACATAAAGATTCTATTGACCTGAACACGGGTGAGGAACGCACGGGGTGA
- the xdhB gene encoding xanthine dehydrogenase molybdopterin binding subunit codes for MSVGKSLPHDAARLHVTGAARYVDDIPTPANTLHLAFGLSTEAHADITAINLDQVRALAGVVAVLSADDFDEMPDCSPSVGDEPLLATGTVHYVGQPVFLVVARSHLIARKAARLADITYAPKPAILTYEEALAADARFEDGPRIYTKGDAATAIAAAPHRIEGAFDIGGQEHFYLEGQAALVFPDDNGDMVVHSSTQHPTEIQHKVAHALHLPMSAVRVETRRMGGGFGGKESQGNALAIACAVAATRLGRPCKMRYDRDDDMIITGKRHEFRIRYTCGFDETGAITGLDFVHMTRCGWAQDLSLPVADRAMLHADNAYHLRNVRIESHRLRTNTQSATAYRGFGGPQGVIGIERVIDHIAHALGTDPAEIRRRNYYADMAPEEAPAPAIQTTPYGQEVEDFILGAMTAQLLDGAHYLERRTAVERWNAEHPTLKKGLGISPVKFGISFTLTHLNQAGALVHIYQDGSIRMNHGGTEMGQGLFQKVAQVAATAFGVDTARVKITATDTAKVPNTSATAASSGSDLNGMAVKAACDTLRSRLESFLSDHFGESTFEWRDERVTFGAHDMAFAEVISLAYQNRISLSATGFYKTPKIEWDRIKGHGRPFLYFAHGIALTEVVIDTLTGENRMLRTDILHDAGTSLNPALDIGQVEGGFVQGAGWLTTEELVWDAHGALKTHAPSTYKIPTASDAPDIFNVALWDAPNRENTIYRSKAVGEPPFMLGISVFLALSNAAAACGPHYPALDAPATPEAILAAIARAKGDGA; via the coding sequence ATGAGCGTTGGAAAATCCCTCCCCCATGATGCCGCCCGCCTTCATGTCACAGGTGCCGCGCGCTATGTCGATGACATTCCCACGCCCGCCAACACACTCCATCTGGCCTTTGGCCTCTCGACCGAGGCACATGCCGACATCACCGCGATCAACCTTGATCAGGTTCGCGCCCTTGCGGGGGTCGTGGCCGTGCTGTCCGCCGATGACTTCGACGAGATGCCCGATTGCTCGCCCTCCGTAGGCGACGAGCCACTGTTGGCTACTGGCACCGTCCACTATGTCGGTCAGCCGGTGTTTCTGGTCGTGGCCAGATCGCACCTGATCGCCCGCAAGGCCGCACGCCTTGCCGATATCACCTATGCACCAAAGCCAGCCATCCTGACCTACGAGGAGGCCCTCGCCGCCGATGCCCGTTTCGAGGATGGCCCGCGCATCTACACCAAAGGCGATGCGGCGACCGCCATCGCCGCCGCCCCCCATCGGATCGAAGGCGCGTTCGACATCGGCGGACAAGAGCATTTCTACCTTGAGGGTCAGGCCGCCCTCGTGTTCCCCGACGATAACGGCGACATGGTGGTGCATTCCTCGACGCAACACCCCACCGAAATCCAACACAAAGTGGCCCATGCCCTGCACCTGCCGATGAGTGCGGTGCGCGTGGAAACACGACGCATGGGCGGCGGGTTTGGTGGCAAGGAAAGCCAAGGTAATGCGCTCGCCATCGCCTGTGCCGTGGCCGCCACCCGTCTGGGGCGCCCGTGTAAAATGCGCTACGACCGCGATGACGACATGATCATCACCGGCAAGCGTCACGAGTTTCGCATTCGTTATACCTGTGGCTTTGACGAGACCGGCGCGATCACAGGGCTCGACTTCGTCCACATGACCCGTTGCGGGTGGGCGCAAGACCTCAGCCTGCCCGTGGCCGACCGCGCGATGCTACATGCCGACAATGCCTATCACCTGCGCAATGTGCGCATTGAAAGCCACCGTTTGCGCACCAATACCCAAAGCGCCACCGCCTACCGCGGATTTGGCGGCCCCCAAGGTGTGATTGGCATCGAGCGTGTTATTGACCACATCGCTCATGCGCTGGGCACCGACCCTGCCGAAATTCGCCGCCGAAATTACTACGCGGACATGGCACCAGAAGAGGCACCCGCACCCGCAATCCAAACCACGCCCTATGGCCAAGAGGTCGAGGATTTCATCCTTGGCGCCATGACCGCACAGCTCCTCGACGGTGCACATTACTTAGAACGCCGTACCGCTGTTGAACGATGGAACGCAGAGCATCCGACCCTCAAAAAGGGCCTCGGGATCAGCCCCGTCAAATTCGGCATCTCGTTTACCCTAACCCATCTCAACCAAGCGGGCGCATTGGTGCATATCTACCAAGACGGCTCCATTCGCATGAACCACGGCGGCACCGAAATGGGACAGGGATTGTTCCAAAAGGTCGCTCAAGTGGCCGCAACAGCGTTTGGTGTCGACACCGCCCGCGTCAAAATCACCGCGACCGACACGGCCAAGGTTCCCAACACCTCGGCCACCGCCGCCTCAAGCGGGTCGGACCTTAACGGCATGGCCGTCAAAGCCGCCTGTGACACTCTGCGCAGCCGATTGGAATCCTTCCTGAGCGATCACTTCGGTGAATCTACATTTGAATGGCGCGACGAGCGAGTGACGTTTGGCGCGCATGATATGGCCTTCGCAGAGGTCATTTCCCTCGCCTATCAAAATCGCATCAGCCTTTCGGCAACGGGGTTTTACAAAACCCCCAAAATCGAGTGGGACCGCATCAAGGGTCACGGTCGACCGTTCTTGTATTTCGCCCACGGCATCGCGTTGACCGAGGTCGTGATCGACACGCTCACGGGTGAAAACCGGATGCTGCGCACGGATATTTTGCACGATGCAGGCACGTCCTTGAACCCCGCACTCGATATTGGTCAGGTCGAAGGCGGCTTTGTCCAAGGGGCCGGATGGCTCACCACCGAGGAACTGGTGTGGGACGCACACGGCGCACTCAAAACGCACGCGCCATCCACCTACAAAATCCCCACGGCGTCTGATGCACCCGATATATTTAACGTGGCGCTATGGGATGCACCCAATCGCGAGAACACGATCTACCGCTCCAAGGCCGTGGGTGAGCCACCGTTTATGCTTGGGATTTCGGTATTTCTCGCACTTTCCAATGCAGCGGCCGCTTGTGGCCCACACTATCCCGCCCTAGACGCGCCCGCGACACCCGAGGCAATACTCGCCGCGATTGCGCGCGCAAAGGGTGATGGAGCATGA
- a CDS encoding SlyX family protein: MSDTDRITSLEEQISYLTRTVDELSDVIARQENDIDKIQRRLGMLMEAEVSRQSDGEGSIALADQRPPHW; the protein is encoded by the coding sequence ATGTCAGATACCGACCGCATAACCTCACTCGAAGAACAAATTTCATATCTGACGAGAACCGTTGACGAGCTATCCGATGTGATCGCACGTCAAGAAAACGACATCGACAAAATTCAGCGCCGTTTGGGCATGCTCATGGAGGCAGAAGTCTCGCGCCAGTCCGATGGCGAGGGGTCAATCGCGCTTGCCGATCAACGCCCACCACATTGGTAG
- the hisS gene encoding histidine--tRNA ligase, with protein MAKPNKSPRPKAIAPKGFRDYFGTEVTERKAMLDRIAEVYHLYGFEALETSAVETVEALGKFLPDVDRPNEGVFAWQEDDADWVALRYDMTAPLARVAAQYRQDLPSPYRRFAMGPVWRNEKPGPGRFRQFYQCDADTVGAPSVAADAEICAMLSDTLEAVGIARGDYIIRVNNRKVLDGVLEAAGLPDTDEFAAVRGIVLRTIDKHDKFGDAGVMALLTEGRKDDSGDFTDGAGLAAAQVDLILGFVNGRQGDNAATITRLGELVGDVQTGLDGVAELAEIADLLAGQGYGADRIVIDPAVVRGLGYYTGPVYEAELTFEVTDEKGRVREFGSVAGGGRYDDLVKRFTGQAVPATGMSIGVDRLLAALRATGRIGSDAEGPVVVTVMDKSRMADYMQMVTELRQAGIRAEVYLGNPKNFGNQLKYADKRNSPVAIIQGGDEQERDVVQIKDLILGTKLAQSASLEEWKDRPNQFEVPRGDLVAKVREIIESYS; from the coding sequence ATGGCCAAGCCCAACAAATCTCCCCGCCCCAAGGCAATTGCGCCAAAAGGCTTTCGTGATTATTTCGGCACCGAAGTGACCGAGCGCAAGGCTATGCTTGATCGCATTGCTGAAGTCTATCATCTTTACGGGTTCGAGGCGCTCGAAACATCCGCCGTTGAAACCGTTGAGGCGCTTGGCAAGTTCCTGCCTGATGTGGATCGCCCCAATGAGGGTGTGTTCGCATGGCAAGAGGATGATGCCGATTGGGTTGCCCTGCGTTATGACATGACTGCGCCTTTGGCGCGTGTCGCTGCGCAATATCGTCAGGATTTACCAAGCCCGTATCGCCGCTTTGCAATGGGTCCGGTTTGGCGCAACGAAAAGCCCGGTCCGGGGCGGTTTCGTCAGTTTTACCAATGTGACGCCGATACTGTAGGAGCGCCGTCCGTGGCCGCCGATGCCGAGATTTGTGCGATGCTGTCCGACACGCTTGAGGCCGTTGGCATCGCGCGGGGCGATTACATCATTCGCGTCAATAACCGCAAAGTTCTGGACGGTGTGTTGGAGGCTGCGGGTCTGCCCGACACGGACGAATTCGCCGCCGTGCGCGGCATTGTTTTGCGCACCATTGATAAGCACGACAAATTCGGTGACGCGGGTGTTATGGCGTTGCTCACTGAGGGGCGCAAAGACGACAGTGGCGATTTCACCGATGGCGCGGGGCTTGCCGCCGCTCAGGTCGATTTGATCCTCGGATTTGTGAACGGTCGCCAAGGTGACAATGCCGCCACAATAACGCGCCTTGGCGAATTGGTGGGCGATGTGCAAACGGGACTCGATGGTGTCGCGGAGCTTGCAGAAATCGCCGATTTGCTCGCGGGGCAAGGCTACGGTGCCGACCGCATTGTGATCGACCCCGCCGTTGTGCGCGGCCTTGGGTACTACACTGGTCCTGTCTATGAGGCTGAGTTGACGTTCGAAGTCACCGATGAGAAAGGCCGTGTGCGCGAGTTTGGATCGGTCGCAGGTGGCGGGCGGTATGATGATCTGGTCAAGCGGTTCACCGGACAGGCCGTTCCTGCCACGGGCATGTCCATCGGCGTTGATCGCCTATTGGCCGCGTTGCGCGCAACGGGCCGCATCGGTAGTGATGCCGAGGGGCCAGTCGTGGTGACTGTCATGGATAAGTCACGAATGGCGGATTACATGCAGATGGTGACGGAGTTGCGCCAAGCGGGTATTCGCGCCGAAGTGTACTTGGGCAATCCAAAGAACTTTGGCAATCAGTTGAAATACGCTGACAAACGCAATTCTCCCGTGGCCATCATTCAAGGCGGTGATGAACAGGAGCGCGATGTGGTGCAGATTAAAGACCTGATTTTGGGAACGAAGCTCGCGCAAAGTGCCTCGCTTGAGGAATGGAAAGATCGCCCCAACCAGTTTGAAGTGCCGCGTGGCGATCTGGTCGCGAAGGTTCGCGAGATTATCGAAAGTTATTCCTAA
- the dnaE gene encoding DNA polymerase III subunit alpha has protein sequence MSSPNFIHLRVHTEYSLLEGAMRLKKLSGMVADAGMPAVAVTDTNNLFCALEFSEYASGAGVQPIIGCQIDLAYDVAAVGERPRGPAPVVLLAQTEQGYEHLMKLNSCLYVDKHDGIPQVTVDELERYSTGMICLSGGANGPLGKLIQAQQMPKARALLERLKAIYPNRLYVELQRHRGEDGQATEAERVTERPFVEWAYDLGLPLVATNDVYFPDAEMYEAHDALICIAEGAYVDQSEPRRRLTPQHYFKTPAEMAALFADLPEALENTVEIAKRCAFKAYTRDPILPKFADDEVEELRKQAWEGLDARLAVIEPAAPREEYDKRLEFELGIIEQMGFPGYFLIVADFIKWGKEQGIPVGPGRGSGAGSLVAYVLTVTDLDPLRYSLLFERFLNPERVSMPDFDIDFCMDRREEVIRYVQEKYGRDRVGQIITFGALLSKAAVRDIGRVLQMPYGQVDRLSKLIPVEGVKPVSIHQALQDEPRLREEARAEEVVDRLLKHGQKVEGLLRNASTHAAGVVIGDRPIDELVPLYQDPRSDMPATQFNMKWVEPAGLVKFDFLGLKTLTVIQSAMNLIFKAGRDLHVAADGAQLYTPPEGAKNQINLIPLDDDKTYKLYSDAKTVAVFQVESSGMMSALRQMKPTCIEDIVALVALYRPGPMENIPTYCDVKHGRKELESVHPTIDHILEETQGIIVYQEQVMQIAQVMAGYSLGGADLLRRAMGKKIKEAMDAERPKFEAGAAKNGVTAKKASEVFDLLEKFANYGFNKSHAAAYAVVSYQTGWLKANHPVEFMAGVMNCDIHLTDKLSVYAEEVRRGLDIEIIPPCVNRSLSTFDVVDQKLVYALGALKNVGGEAMQLIVNARDEGGNGFVTLFDFARRVDLKRVGKRPLEMLARAGAFDLLDSNRRRVFESLDALVQYSAAIHEQKASNQVSLFGDAGDDLPEPRLSPSNDWVASERLMEEQKAIGFFLSGHPLDDYASALKRKKIGTLVGAQAKAEAEGSATMQVGVMVSGFREMKSSKGNRYFRMNISDSTGQLAGIAMFARKDDELNAARAVFESTDKVVVTLEGRFNDGQFDPTIRAVAPMDTVVADAGAAGLKVFCDDAAAIISVSELLTRVTREAKHPPKGVLSFCLMAPDLPGEVDIEIDQPFVISPEVKGAIKSIDGVVMVEDD, from the coding sequence ATGAGCAGCCCCAATTTTATCCACCTTCGGGTTCACACCGAATATTCCCTCCTCGAAGGCGCGATGCGTCTGAAAAAGTTGAGCGGGATGGTTGCGGATGCGGGGATGCCTGCGGTGGCGGTGACGGATACCAACAATCTGTTTTGCGCTTTGGAGTTTTCCGAATACGCAAGCGGGGCGGGCGTCCAACCAATCATCGGCTGTCAAATTGATCTGGCCTATGACGTTGCTGCTGTAGGGGAACGGCCGCGCGGTCCGGCACCCGTAGTTTTGCTGGCTCAGACCGAACAAGGCTATGAGCATCTGATGAAGCTCAATTCGTGCCTGTATGTGGATAAACACGATGGTATTCCACAAGTGACCGTGGACGAGTTGGAGCGCTATTCGACAGGTATGATTTGTTTGTCAGGGGGCGCAAACGGTCCCTTGGGCAAGTTGATTCAAGCACAACAAATGCCCAAGGCCCGTGCGTTATTGGAGCGGCTCAAGGCGATCTATCCCAATCGTTTGTATGTGGAGCTGCAACGCCACCGTGGCGAAGACGGGCAGGCGACCGAGGCCGAGCGCGTCACAGAGCGCCCGTTCGTGGAATGGGCGTATGATTTGGGTTTGCCGCTTGTTGCGACCAACGATGTTTATTTCCCCGATGCGGAGATGTACGAGGCGCATGACGCGCTGATCTGTATTGCCGAGGGCGCCTATGTCGATCAATCCGAACCGCGCCGCCGGTTGACGCCACAGCACTATTTCAAAACGCCCGCCGAGATGGCGGCGCTGTTTGCCGATTTGCCCGAGGCGTTGGAAAACACCGTCGAAATCGCCAAGCGTTGTGCGTTCAAGGCCTACACCCGTGATCCGATCCTGCCGAAATTCGCCGACGATGAGGTCGAGGAGTTGCGCAAGCAGGCGTGGGAGGGTTTGGACGCGCGTCTGGCCGTGATCGAACCCGCCGCCCCGCGCGAAGAGTACGACAAACGGCTCGAGTTCGAGTTGGGCATCATCGAGCAGATGGGTTTTCCGGGTTACTTTTTGATCGTGGCCGACTTTATCAAGTGGGGCAAGGAACAGGGCATTCCAGTGGGGCCGGGGCGTGGATCGGGTGCGGGGTCGCTCGTGGCCTATGTGCTGACCGTTACCGACCTTGATCCACTGCGGTATTCGCTGCTGTTCGAGCGGTTTTTGAACCCTGAACGTGTGTCGATGCCTGACTTTGATATCGACTTTTGCATGGATCGCCGCGAGGAGGTGATCCGTTATGTGCAGGAGAAATACGGGCGCGACCGCGTGGGTCAGATCATCACATTCGGCGCGCTGTTGTCAAAGGCGGCGGTACGCGACATCGGGCGGGTTTTGCAGATGCCATACGGTCAGGTGGACCGTCTGTCCAAGCTGATCCCTGTTGAGGGCGTTAAGCCCGTATCGATCCACCAAGCGTTGCAAGACGAGCCGCGTTTGCGCGAAGAGGCGCGTGCGGAGGAGGTCGTAGACCGCTTGCTGAAGCACGGCCAAAAGGTTGAGGGACTGTTGCGCAACGCGTCGACGCACGCGGCGGGTGTGGTGATCGGGGATCGTCCGATTGACGAGCTTGTCCCGCTGTACCAAGACCCCCGTTCCGATATGCCTGCGACCCAATTCAATATGAAATGGGTTGAACCTGCGGGCTTGGTCAAATTCGACTTTTTGGGCCTGAAAACGCTGACGGTGATCCAGTCGGCGATGAACCTGATTTTCAAGGCAGGTCGAGATTTGCATGTCGCGGCCGATGGCGCGCAATTGTACACGCCGCCCGAGGGGGCCAAGAACCAGATCAACCTTATCCCGCTTGATGATGACAAAACCTACAAACTCTATTCGGACGCGAAAACGGTTGCGGTGTTTCAGGTGGAAAGCTCGGGCATGATGTCCGCGCTGCGTCAGATGAAACCGACCTGTATCGAGGATATCGTGGCGCTCGTGGCGCTGTACCGTCCGGGTCCGATGGAAAACATTCCGACCTATTGCGATGTGAAACACGGGCGCAAGGAATTGGAATCGGTTCACCCCACGATTGACCACATTCTCGAAGAGACCCAAGGCATCATCGTCTACCAAGAACAGGTGATGCAGATCGCACAGGTCATGGCGGGCTACTCGCTTGGCGGCGCTGATTTGTTGCGCCGCGCGATGGGGAAAAAGATCAAAGAGGCAATGGACGCCGAACGCCCGAAATTCGAGGCCGGTGCGGCAAAGAACGGCGTGACGGCGAAAAAGGCCTCCGAAGTGTTCGACCTGTTGGAAAAGTTCGCCAACTACGGCTTTAACAAGTCCCACGCGGCGGCCTATGCAGTTGTGTCATACCAAACGGGGTGGCTCAAGGCGAACCACCCTGTTGAGTTCATGGCCGGTGTGATGAATTGCGATATCCACCTCACGGACAAACTGTCGGTCTATGCCGAAGAGGTGCGTCGCGGCCTTGATATCGAGATCATTCCGCCGTGTGTGAACAGGTCGCTGTCGACGTTCGATGTGGTCGATCAGAAACTTGTCTATGCGCTTGGGGCGCTCAAAAACGTGGGTGGTGAGGCGATGCAGTTGATCGTCAATGCCCGCGACGAGGGCGGCAACGGGTTCGTGACCTTGTTTGATTTTGCGCGCCGCGTGGACCTCAAACGTGTGGGCAAACGCCCGCTTGAGATGCTTGCCCGCGCCGGTGCGTTTGATCTTTTGGACAGCAACCGCCGCCGTGTGTTCGAAAGCCTTGACGCGCTCGTGCAATACTCCGCTGCGATCCATGAGCAAAAGGCCTCCAATCAGGTGTCGCTGTTTGGTGATGCGGGCGATGATTTACCCGAACCGCGCCTGTCGCCCTCAAATGATTGGGTCGCCTCCGAGCGGTTGATGGAAGAGCAAAAGGCGATCGGCTTTTTCCTGTCGGGTCATCCGCTTGATGATTATGCCTCGGCGCTCAAACGCAAGAAAATCGGCACCCTTGTGGGCGCTCAGGCCAAGGCCGAGGCCGAAGGCTCAGCTACGATGCAGGTCGGCGTCATGGTGTCTGGCTTTAGGGAAATGAAGTCATCCAAGGGCAACCGCTATTTCCGCATGAATATCTCGGATAGCACGGGCCAGCTTGCGGGCATCGCGATGTTTGCGCGCAAAGACGATGAACTCAATGCCGCGCGCGCAGTGTTCGAGAGCACCGACAAGGTCGTGGTGACCTTGGAGGGACGGTTCAATGACGGGCAATTTGATCCTACGATACGCGCGGTTGCGCCCATGGATACGGTTGTGGCTGATGCCGGTGCTGCTGGTCTCAAAGTGTTTTGTGATGACGCTGCCGCTATTATCAGCGTCAGTGAATTGTTGACGCGGGTCACACGAGAGGCCAAACATCCCCCAAAAGGCGTGCTGTCCTTTTGTTTGATGGCCCCTGATTTGCCTGGCGAAGTAGATATAGAAATTGACCAACCGTTTGTGATTTCACCCGAAGTAAAGGGTGCAATCAAATCGATAGACGGTGTTGTAATGGTGGAAGATGATTGA
- a CDS encoding xanthine dehydrogenase small subunit produces the protein MEITFRLNGEIVRTPTTHTHSLLDYLRETRGLTGTKEGCNEGDCGACTVMVHDERGTHALNACILFMPQLHGKSVTTVEGLSRGETLHPVQEAMIQEHGSQCGFCTPGIVMSLAAAHAKGETNHADVLAGNLCRCTGYAPILRAAEKAAPQLAPHLSPAPLDVPALIDRPETSDELAALYVLNPKATLIAGATDVGLWVTKRLMDLDDVIFLGGVKDLVGITETDSALTIRAMTPIADLAPAIAPLCPSLAEMFRRFSSVQVRTAATLGGNIANGSPIGDSPPPLIAANATLTLRRGDTRRTLVLEDYFLAYGKQDRQASEFVEHITVPKAGLTDLRVYKLSKRFDQDISAVCGAFNLTVEDDIITAARIAFGGMAATPKRASAVEAALIGQPFTRTTIAAALPAFAQDFQPLSDMRASADYRLHSAQNMLVRYLMERTTNDAPTSVLEVRP, from the coding sequence ATGGAAATCACCTTCCGCCTCAATGGCGAGATTGTCCGAACCCCGACAACGCACACCCACAGCCTCCTTGATTACCTTCGTGAAACCCGTGGACTCACGGGGACAAAAGAGGGCTGCAATGAGGGCGATTGCGGCGCATGCACCGTGATGGTGCACGACGAGCGCGGCACACATGCCCTCAACGCGTGCATCTTGTTCATGCCACAACTGCACGGCAAATCCGTCACCACGGTTGAGGGGTTATCACGGGGCGAAACGCTCCATCCCGTCCAAGAGGCGATGATCCAAGAACATGGAAGCCAATGTGGATTTTGCACCCCAGGCATCGTGATGTCATTAGCGGCGGCCCACGCCAAAGGTGAGACGAACCACGCCGATGTGCTTGCCGGAAACCTATGCCGTTGCACGGGGTACGCGCCAATTTTACGCGCCGCCGAGAAAGCCGCACCACAGCTCGCTCCGCACTTGTCACCCGCGCCACTTGATGTGCCCGCATTGATAGATCGCCCCGAAACCTCTGACGAACTCGCAGCACTTTATGTCCTCAACCCCAAGGCAACCCTGATCGCGGGCGCCACGGATGTCGGACTATGGGTCACAAAGCGGCTGATGGACCTCGACGATGTGATTTTTCTCGGCGGTGTCAAAGACCTTGTCGGGATCACCGAAACGGACAGCGCACTTACCATCCGCGCGATGACCCCTATCGCCGATCTGGCCCCCGCTATTGCGCCACTTTGCCCCTCGCTTGCAGAGATGTTTCGCCGGTTTTCATCGGTTCAGGTGCGCACCGCTGCGACCCTTGGCGGCAACATCGCCAACGGATCGCCCATCGGAGATAGCCCGCCGCCCCTGATCGCGGCAAATGCAACGCTGACCCTGCGCCGTGGCGACACCCGCCGCACACTGGTGCTTGAGGATTATTTCCTCGCTTATGGCAAACAGGACCGCCAAGCCTCGGAATTTGTCGAACACATCACCGTGCCAAAAGCGGGCCTTACCGACCTACGCGTGTACAAATTGTCCAAACGGTTCGATCAGGACATTTCTGCGGTCTGCGGGGCGTTCAACCTCACCGTGGAGGACGACATCATCACCGCCGCCCGCATCGCCTTTGGTGGCATGGCCGCGACCCCGAAACGTGCCAGTGCCGTTGAAGCCGCCCTCATCGGGCAGCCCTTCACCCGCACGACCATCGCCGCCGCCCTACCCGCCTTTGCGCAGGATTTCCAACCGCTGTCCGACATGCGCGCCTCTGCCGACTACCGCCTACACAGCGCACAAAACATGTTGGTCCGCTATCTGATGGAGCGCACAACCAACGATGCGCCCACATCCGTTCTGGAGGTGCGCCCATGA